Proteins encoded together in one Salvelinus fontinalis isolate EN_2023a chromosome 6, ASM2944872v1, whole genome shotgun sequence window:
- the LOC129858218 gene encoding protein ATP1B4-like: MEPNSTAGGAEEEHHGNYSPNPSAEAPPGKHAVSEALEEVQEELIEHQPLEQEDLNFEKWKPKPKPKRTLHEKAGDVKTYLWNSETREFMGRTGHSWFLIILFYTALYAFLAAMFGACMWCLMLSISPYHPTHNDRVMPPGMTMSPQLDGHYEIAFNASDRKSWKKYAKLMEEQLRPYNDAVQEQRNIQCPQDAYFMQDEQGESAERKACQFKRSWLGECSGLQDPHFGFSQGKPCILLRMNRILGYLPGQGTPVNVTCGVKKGAPESLGELQFFPKSIFNLMYYPYYGKLRHVNYTAPVVAVRFNGLQYDTHIVVKCKLNGKGIINDSPTDRFLGSVSFSFDVGA, encoded by the exons ATGGAGCCCAATTCTACGGCGGGAGGGGCTGAGGAAGAGCACCATGGAAACTACTCACCAAATCCA TCTGCAGAGGCGCCGCCTGGAAAGCACGCAGTGTCAGAGGCCTTGGAAGAGGTGCAGGAGGAGTTGATAGAACATCAACCTCTGGAGCAGGAAGACCTGAACTTTGAGAAATGGAAGCCCAAGCCCAAACCTAAGAGAACGCTCCACGAGAAAGCAGGCGATGTGAAGACATATCTATGGAACTCAGAGACCAGAGAGTTCATGGGCCGCACTGGGCATAGCTGGT TTCTGATCATCCTCTTCTACACGGCACTGTATGCATTCCTGGCGGCCATGTTTGGTGCCTGTATGTGGTGCCTCATGCTGTCTATCAGCCCCTACCATCCAACCCACAACGACAGGGTGATGCCACCAG GTATGACGATGTCCCCACAACTGGATGGGCACTATGAGATCGCCTTCAATGCATCCGACCGCAAGTCTTGGAAGAAGTATGCAAAGCTAATGGAAGAACAGCTAAGAC CATACAATGACGCCGTACAGGAGCAGAGGAACATCCAGTGTCCGCAGGACGCGTACTTCATGCAGGATGAACAAGGGGAAAGCGCAGAGAGGAAGGCGTGCCAGTTCAAGAGGTCCTGGCTGGGCGAGTGCTCGGGGCTCCAGGACCCCCACTTTGGATTCTCCCAGGGGAAACCCTGCATCCTCCTCCGAATGAACCGG ATACTGGGCTATTTACCTGGCCAAGGCACTCCCGTAAACGTGACCTGTGGAGTCAAG AAAGGTGCGCCAGAAAGCTTAGGAGAGCTTCAGTTCTTCCCAAAAAGCATTTTCAACCTGATGTACTACCCTTACTATGGGAAGCTGAGACAT GTAAACTACACAGCGCCGGTGGTGGCCGTGCGTTTCAATGGGCTGCAGTACGACACCCACATTGTTGTAAAATGCAAACTCAATGGCAAGGGCATCATCAATGATTCGCCTACCGATCGCTTCCTAGGCAGTGTGTCCTTCTCCTTCGATGTGGGCGCATAG
- the LOC129858216 gene encoding lysosome-associated membrane glycoprotein 2-like isoform X3 translates to MFWCAFVILFLALGNELHLSHSTEVSVNNTENKLCLYANLMVNFSVTYEVGVNKSETVLFVLPENVTTEGSTCNNTTSTLKLGFGDGHSWVVEFTKDNKTYQVDSIVFTYNLNDSSIFTNSTSNETKSVTAKPRITNVGVDTYYSCKSENVQRVESVTQTLYDVTLQAFVTNGSKSDTDTVCAADLTSTTVAPTTTVITTAAPTSTPTLPTPTTGNYSIAPNFNSTACLMATFGLRIGFKQGDKVETINLVPSATNVSGACGVNSSNLILTSDTITIMFTFSNDSKKFYLHALNVTVKPATGADVFADNTNMSIWAAAVGSSYMCNKEQTLTVTQTLTLYTFKLRVQPFGVEKGEFATGHMRLSLEVQCIAENNG, encoded by the exons AACTCCACCTGTCACATTCGACTGAGGTGTCAGTcaacaacacagagaataaatTATGCCTCTACGCCAATTTGATGGTCAACTTCTCCGTCACCTATGAAGTTGGTGTAAATAAG AGTGAAACGGTTCTTTTTGTACTGCCTGAAAATGTGACAACAGAAGGGAGCACCTGCAATAACACAACATCAACATTGAAACTCGGTTTTGGAGACGGGCACAGCTGGGTGGTTGAATTCACTAAGGACAACAAAACGTACCAAGTAGATTCCATTGTTTTCACCTACAACCTCAATGACTCAAGCATCTTCACCAACTCTACATCAAACG AAACCAAGTCTGTGACAGCAAAGCCAAGGATCACCAACGTGGGTGTGGATACCTACTACTCCTGCAAGAGCGAAAATGTCCAGAGAGTAGAGTCTGTCACTCAGACACTGTATGATGTTACTTTACAGGCGTTTGTGACAAACGGCAGCAAAAGTGACACCG ACACTGTATGCGCTGCTGACCTAACCTCCACCACTGTGGCGCCCACCACGACCGTTATCACCACAGCTGCCCCAACTTCTACCCCTACACTGCCCACACCCACCACTGGAAATTACAGCATCGCACCCAACTTCAACAGTACAGCCTGCTTAATGGCCACCTTCGGCCTGCGGATCGGCTTCAAGCAAGGAGAC AAAGTGGAGACCATCAACCTGGTGCCCAGTGCGACTAACGTGAGCGGGGCTTGTGGGGTTAACAGCAGCAACCTCATACTGACATCGGACACAATCACCATCATGTTCACTTTCAGCAAC GACAGCAAGAAGTTCTACCTGCACGCTCTGAACGTCACAGTGAAACCAGCCACTG GGGCGGATGTCTTTGCAGACAATACCAACATGTCCATTTGGGCGGCGGCGGTAGGCAGCTCCTACATGTGCAACAAGGAGCAGACATTAACTGTCACCCAAACGCTCACTCTCTACACGTTCAAGCTTCGCGTCCAGCCCTTTGGGGTTGAAAAAGGGGAATTTGCTACAG GTCATATGAGACTATCTCTGGAAGTTCAATGTATTGCAGAGAACAATGGATAG
- the LOC129858216 gene encoding lysosome-associated membrane glycoprotein 2-like isoform X4, whose amino-acid sequence MVNFSVTYEVGVNKSETVLFVLPENVTTEGSTCNNTTSTLKLGFGDGHSWVVEFTKDNKTYQVDSIVFTYNLNDSSIFTNSTSNETKSVTAKPRITNVGVDTYYSCKSENVQRVESVTQTLYDVTLQAFVTNGSKSDTDTVCAADLTSTTVAPTTTVITTAAPTSTPTLPTPTTGNYSIAPNFNSTACLMATFGLRIGFKQGDKVETINLVPSATNVSGACGVNSSNLILTSDTITIMFTFSNDSKKFYLHALNVTVKPATGADVFADNTNMSIWAAAVGSSYMCNKEQTLTVTQTLTLYTFKLRVQPFGVEKGEFATAMECFMDSDLSFLVPIAVGVALCFLIFLVLFSYLIGRRKSRTGYQSV is encoded by the exons ATGGTCAACTTCTCCGTCACCTATGAAGTTGGTGTAAATAAG AGTGAAACGGTTCTTTTTGTACTGCCTGAAAATGTGACAACAGAAGGGAGCACCTGCAATAACACAACATCAACATTGAAACTCGGTTTTGGAGACGGGCACAGCTGGGTGGTTGAATTCACTAAGGACAACAAAACGTACCAAGTAGATTCCATTGTTTTCACCTACAACCTCAATGACTCAAGCATCTTCACCAACTCTACATCAAACG AAACCAAGTCTGTGACAGCAAAGCCAAGGATCACCAACGTGGGTGTGGATACCTACTACTCCTGCAAGAGCGAAAATGTCCAGAGAGTAGAGTCTGTCACTCAGACACTGTATGATGTTACTTTACAGGCGTTTGTGACAAACGGCAGCAAAAGTGACACCG ACACTGTATGCGCTGCTGACCTAACCTCCACCACTGTGGCGCCCACCACGACCGTTATCACCACAGCTGCCCCAACTTCTACCCCTACACTGCCCACACCCACCACTGGAAATTACAGCATCGCACCCAACTTCAACAGTACAGCCTGCTTAATGGCCACCTTCGGCCTGCGGATCGGCTTCAAGCAAGGAGAC AAAGTGGAGACCATCAACCTGGTGCCCAGTGCGACTAACGTGAGCGGGGCTTGTGGGGTTAACAGCAGCAACCTCATACTGACATCGGACACAATCACCATCATGTTCACTTTCAGCAAC GACAGCAAGAAGTTCTACCTGCACGCTCTGAACGTCACAGTGAAACCAGCCACTG GGGCGGATGTCTTTGCAGACAATACCAACATGTCCATTTGGGCGGCGGCGGTAGGCAGCTCCTACATGTGCAACAAGGAGCAGACATTAACTGTCACCCAAACGCTCACTCTCTACACGTTCAAGCTTCGCGTCCAGCCCTTTGGGGTTGAAAAAGGGGAATTTGCTACAG CCATGGAGTGCTTCATGGACTCTGATTTGAGCTTTCTGGTGCCCATCGCTGTGGGCGTGGCCCTCTGCTTCCTAATCTTCCTTGTGCTTTTCTCTTACCTGATTGGCCGGAGGAAGAGTCGCACCGGCTACCAGTCTGTATAA
- the LOC129858216 gene encoding lysosome-associated membrane glycoprotein 2-like isoform X1, with the protein MFWCAFVILFLALGNELHLSHSTEVSVNNTENKLCLYANLMVNFSVTYEVGVNKSETVLFVLPENVTTEGSTCNNTTSTLKLGFGDGHSWVVEFTKDNKTYQVDSIVFTYNLNDSSIFTNSTSNETKSVTAKPRITNVGVDTYYSCKSENVQRVESVTQTLYDVTLQAFVTNGSKSDTDTVCAADLTSTTVAPTTTVITTAAPTSTPTLPTPTTGNYSIAPNFNSTACLMATFGLRIGFKQGDKVETINLVPSATNVSGACGVNSSNLILTSDTITIMFTFSNDSKKFYLHALNVTVKPATGADVFADNTNMSIWAAAVGSSYMCNKEQTLTVTQTLTLYTFKLRVQPFGVEKGEFATAMECFMDSDLSFLVPIAVGVALCFLIFLVLFSYLIGRRKSRTGYQSV; encoded by the exons AACTCCACCTGTCACATTCGACTGAGGTGTCAGTcaacaacacagagaataaatTATGCCTCTACGCCAATTTGATGGTCAACTTCTCCGTCACCTATGAAGTTGGTGTAAATAAG AGTGAAACGGTTCTTTTTGTACTGCCTGAAAATGTGACAACAGAAGGGAGCACCTGCAATAACACAACATCAACATTGAAACTCGGTTTTGGAGACGGGCACAGCTGGGTGGTTGAATTCACTAAGGACAACAAAACGTACCAAGTAGATTCCATTGTTTTCACCTACAACCTCAATGACTCAAGCATCTTCACCAACTCTACATCAAACG AAACCAAGTCTGTGACAGCAAAGCCAAGGATCACCAACGTGGGTGTGGATACCTACTACTCCTGCAAGAGCGAAAATGTCCAGAGAGTAGAGTCTGTCACTCAGACACTGTATGATGTTACTTTACAGGCGTTTGTGACAAACGGCAGCAAAAGTGACACCG ACACTGTATGCGCTGCTGACCTAACCTCCACCACTGTGGCGCCCACCACGACCGTTATCACCACAGCTGCCCCAACTTCTACCCCTACACTGCCCACACCCACCACTGGAAATTACAGCATCGCACCCAACTTCAACAGTACAGCCTGCTTAATGGCCACCTTCGGCCTGCGGATCGGCTTCAAGCAAGGAGAC AAAGTGGAGACCATCAACCTGGTGCCCAGTGCGACTAACGTGAGCGGGGCTTGTGGGGTTAACAGCAGCAACCTCATACTGACATCGGACACAATCACCATCATGTTCACTTTCAGCAAC GACAGCAAGAAGTTCTACCTGCACGCTCTGAACGTCACAGTGAAACCAGCCACTG GGGCGGATGTCTTTGCAGACAATACCAACATGTCCATTTGGGCGGCGGCGGTAGGCAGCTCCTACATGTGCAACAAGGAGCAGACATTAACTGTCACCCAAACGCTCACTCTCTACACGTTCAAGCTTCGCGTCCAGCCCTTTGGGGTTGAAAAAGGGGAATTTGCTACAG CCATGGAGTGCTTCATGGACTCTGATTTGAGCTTTCTGGTGCCCATCGCTGTGGGCGTGGCCCTCTGCTTCCTAATCTTCCTTGTGCTTTTCTCTTACCTGATTGGCCGGAGGAAGAGTCGCACCGGCTACCAGTCTGTATAA
- the LOC129858216 gene encoding lysosome-associated membrane glycoprotein 2-like isoform X5 → MFWCAFVILFLALGNELHLSHSTEVSVNNTENKLCLYANLMVNFSVTYEVGVNKSETVLFVLPENVTTEGSTCNNTTSTLKLGFGDGHSWVVEFTKDNKTYQVDSIVFTYNLNDSSIFTNSTSNETKSVTAKPRITNVGVDTYYSCKSENVQRVESVTQTLYDVTLQAFVTNGSKSDTDTVCAADLTSTTVAPTTTVITTAAPTSTPTLPTPTTGNYSIAPNFNSTACLMATFGLRIGFKQGDKVETINLVPSATNVSGACGVNSSNLILTSDTITIMFTFSNDSKKFYLHALNVTVKPATGADVFADNTNMSIWAAAVGSSYMCNKEQTLTVTQTLTLYTFKLRVQPFGVEKGEFATAED, encoded by the exons AACTCCACCTGTCACATTCGACTGAGGTGTCAGTcaacaacacagagaataaatTATGCCTCTACGCCAATTTGATGGTCAACTTCTCCGTCACCTATGAAGTTGGTGTAAATAAG AGTGAAACGGTTCTTTTTGTACTGCCTGAAAATGTGACAACAGAAGGGAGCACCTGCAATAACACAACATCAACATTGAAACTCGGTTTTGGAGACGGGCACAGCTGGGTGGTTGAATTCACTAAGGACAACAAAACGTACCAAGTAGATTCCATTGTTTTCACCTACAACCTCAATGACTCAAGCATCTTCACCAACTCTACATCAAACG AAACCAAGTCTGTGACAGCAAAGCCAAGGATCACCAACGTGGGTGTGGATACCTACTACTCCTGCAAGAGCGAAAATGTCCAGAGAGTAGAGTCTGTCACTCAGACACTGTATGATGTTACTTTACAGGCGTTTGTGACAAACGGCAGCAAAAGTGACACCG ACACTGTATGCGCTGCTGACCTAACCTCCACCACTGTGGCGCCCACCACGACCGTTATCACCACAGCTGCCCCAACTTCTACCCCTACACTGCCCACACCCACCACTGGAAATTACAGCATCGCACCCAACTTCAACAGTACAGCCTGCTTAATGGCCACCTTCGGCCTGCGGATCGGCTTCAAGCAAGGAGAC AAAGTGGAGACCATCAACCTGGTGCCCAGTGCGACTAACGTGAGCGGGGCTTGTGGGGTTAACAGCAGCAACCTCATACTGACATCGGACACAATCACCATCATGTTCACTTTCAGCAAC GACAGCAAGAAGTTCTACCTGCACGCTCTGAACGTCACAGTGAAACCAGCCACTG GGGCGGATGTCTTTGCAGACAATACCAACATGTCCATTTGGGCGGCGGCGGTAGGCAGCTCCTACATGTGCAACAAGGAGCAGACATTAACTGTCACCCAAACGCTCACTCTCTACACGTTCAAGCTTCGCGTCCAGCCCTTTGGGGTTGAAAAAGGGGAATTTGCTACAG CGGAGGATTGA
- the LOC129858216 gene encoding lysosome-associated membrane glycoprotein 2-like isoform X2, with protein sequence MFWCAFVILFLALGNELHLSHSTEVSVNNTENKLCLYANLMVNFSVTYEVGVNKSETVLFVLPENVTTEGSTCNNTTSTLKLGFGDGHSWVVEFTKDNKTYQVDSIVFTYNLNDSSIFTNSTSNETKSVTAKPRITNVGVDTYYSCKSENVQRVESVTQTLYDVTLQAFVTNGSKSDTDTVCAADLTSTTVAPTTTVITTAAPTSTPTLPTPTTGNYSIAPNFNSTACLMATFGLRIGFKQGDKVETINLVPSATNVSGACGVNSSNLILTSDTITIMFTFSNDSKKFYLHALNVTVKPATGADVFADNTNMSIWAAAVGSSYMCNKEQTLTVTQTLTLYTFKLRVQPFGVEKGEFATAHDCSLDDTSILIPVIVGAALACLILIVVIAYVIGRRKTYVGYQTL encoded by the exons AACTCCACCTGTCACATTCGACTGAGGTGTCAGTcaacaacacagagaataaatTATGCCTCTACGCCAATTTGATGGTCAACTTCTCCGTCACCTATGAAGTTGGTGTAAATAAG AGTGAAACGGTTCTTTTTGTACTGCCTGAAAATGTGACAACAGAAGGGAGCACCTGCAATAACACAACATCAACATTGAAACTCGGTTTTGGAGACGGGCACAGCTGGGTGGTTGAATTCACTAAGGACAACAAAACGTACCAAGTAGATTCCATTGTTTTCACCTACAACCTCAATGACTCAAGCATCTTCACCAACTCTACATCAAACG AAACCAAGTCTGTGACAGCAAAGCCAAGGATCACCAACGTGGGTGTGGATACCTACTACTCCTGCAAGAGCGAAAATGTCCAGAGAGTAGAGTCTGTCACTCAGACACTGTATGATGTTACTTTACAGGCGTTTGTGACAAACGGCAGCAAAAGTGACACCG ACACTGTATGCGCTGCTGACCTAACCTCCACCACTGTGGCGCCCACCACGACCGTTATCACCACAGCTGCCCCAACTTCTACCCCTACACTGCCCACACCCACCACTGGAAATTACAGCATCGCACCCAACTTCAACAGTACAGCCTGCTTAATGGCCACCTTCGGCCTGCGGATCGGCTTCAAGCAAGGAGAC AAAGTGGAGACCATCAACCTGGTGCCCAGTGCGACTAACGTGAGCGGGGCTTGTGGGGTTAACAGCAGCAACCTCATACTGACATCGGACACAATCACCATCATGTTCACTTTCAGCAAC GACAGCAAGAAGTTCTACCTGCACGCTCTGAACGTCACAGTGAAACCAGCCACTG GGGCGGATGTCTTTGCAGACAATACCAACATGTCCATTTGGGCGGCGGCGGTAGGCAGCTCCTACATGTGCAACAAGGAGCAGACATTAACTGTCACCCAAACGCTCACTCTCTACACGTTCAAGCTTCGCGTCCAGCCCTTTGGGGTTGAAAAAGGGGAATTTGCTACAG CCCATGATTGTTCACTGGATGACACCAGCATCTTAATCCCAGTCATTGTTGGTGCCGCCCTGGCCTGCTTGATTCTCATTGTAGTGATTGCTTACGTGATTGGTAGAAGGAAGACCTATGTGGGATATCAAACCCTCTAA